One segment of Ornithodoros turicata isolate Travis unplaced genomic scaffold, ASM3712646v1 Chromosome52, whole genome shotgun sequence DNA contains the following:
- the LOC135374277 gene encoding sulfotransferase ssu-1-like — translation MNESKTSRKRPSFKVHPASGWIVPRGQFPFANLEAAMQYQPSEGDIIVMTYPKSGTTWVQYMTYLLLNNLQPIPSGRRLGEFIPFIENVGTKTLSDVRPRGMKTHLSFEVFPWSALPRYICVARNPWDCCVSFFHHMRGFPTCYDYEDGKFDDFFEDFLEGQIECGDYFDHLLSLWKYHDKDNVLFLTYEEMSANRLGCAQRIIDHLRPVFPRGWQPDAEDLAAKSRIDVMKADDPSKWCSARPKGVPGFIRRGVVGDWKNHFAPEQSRRLSEKFVKKLGCTGAGKLWNALEDLQRELSFV, via the coding sequence ATGAATGAATCCAAGACCTCAAGAAAGCGTCCCTCCTTTAAGGTACATCCAGCGTCTGGGTGGATCGTGCCTCGAGGTCAATTTCCATTCGCTAATCTGGAAGCCGCAATGCAGTACCAGCCTTCCGAGGGCGACATCATCGTGATGACGTACCCGAAGAGCGGGACCACCTGGGTACAGTACATGACGTACCTCCTGCTTAACAATCTCCAACCCATCCCATCCGGTCGCCGCCTTGGCGAGTTCATCCCGTTCATTGAAAATGTCGGCACGAAGACGCTGTCTGACGTGAGACCTCGCGGAATGAAGACCCACTTGTCCTTCGAGGTGTTTCCGTGGAGTGCTCTTCCGCGATACATATGCGTCGCCAGGAACCCCTGGGACTGCTGCGTGTCCTTCTTTCACCATATGCGTGGATTCCCTACATGCTACGACTATGAGGATGGCAAGTTTGACGACTTCTTCGAAGACTTCCTCGAAGGCCagattgaatgcggcgactatTTCGATCACCTTTTGTCGCTGTGGAAGTACCACGACAAGGACAATGTGCTGTTCCTGACGTACGAGGAAATGAGTGCGAATAGACTAGGTTGTGCCCAGCGTATCATTGATCATCTTAGGCCCGTTTTTCCTCGAGGGTGGCAGCCCGACGCGGAGGACCTGGCAGCAAAAAGTAGGATTGACGTAATGAAAGCAGACGATCCGAGTAAGTGGTGTTCAGCTCGGCCAAAAGGAGTGCCCGGGTTTATTCGTCGCGGTGTAGTGGGGGACTGGAAAAACCATTTTGCTCCTGAACAAAGCCGGAGACTGAgcgaaaaattcgtgaagaagCTTGGCTGCACCGGGGCTGGAAAATTGTGGAATGCGCTGGAAGACCTGCAGCGGGAACTGTCTTTTGTGTAG